Below is a genomic region from Lusitaniella coriacea LEGE 07157.
TGGCGGTTCCCTCGATCGCCTTGTCCCTGAGAACATTGCGAGAGAAGTCTACCAATGCTACGTCAAGAATCCTCCCGAAGCGATCCAGAATCCGTTGAACTCCACCCAAACGACTCCCCCTCCTCTAGTCGAATCGGTAAGTTCGACGTTCAAGCCGAACTCGAACGACTCGGAGACTTAATCCTCGACAGTCCTCGGTTTCCAGTCATCGGCACAATTGTCGATGAAGATCGCTTGCTCGATTGTTTAGAAGCCATTCGTTTGAATTTGCCAGACGCTTTTAACGAAGCAGTAGACGTTGTTCGGCAAAAAGAAAGCCTGCTGTTGCAAGCCGAAGAATACGCCCAAGATATCATCGAAGCAGCTCAACAACGCGCCGCCGAAATTCTCGACGAGATGGGGATTATTCGACAAGCAGAATTAGAAGCCAGTCACATTCGCGCGTCCGTTCAACAAGAATGCGAACAAATTCAACAAGCAACCCTTTCTGAAATCGAGCAGATGCGGCAAAAATCGCATCAGGACATCGAGCAATTGCGCAAAATGGCGATGGAAGAATGCGAAGATATTCAAGACGGTGCGGATGAATATGCCGATGGAGTCTTATCCAACATCGAGCAACAGCTTAACGATATGCTGCGCGTTATTCGCAACGGTCGCCAGCGATTGCAAAACGAACCCACTAAAGTTACGCCACCCCAAGGAACGGCTAACCCCCCCAAAAAGAAAGCGTAAATATAGCAACGCTCAATCGCGCGAGCGATATCTTTATCTAAGTTTGGGTACAAGGAGGAAATTTGCACCGTATAAATCTGAGAAACGCTATCAAATAAGGATATTAAGCCATGAGTTATGATTACGATTTATTTGTCATTGGTGGCGGTTCGGGAGGCGTAGCGACCGCCAGACGCGCCGCACAGTACGGTGCTAAAGTCGGTTTAGCAGAAGTGGATCGTTTGGGAGGAACCTGCGTCAATCGCGGCTGCATTCCCAAAAAATTGATGGTTTATGCATCTCATTTTCCCGACCTGACGCAAGATGCGAAAGGGTATGGCTGGCAAATGAAACAACGTCCGGTGGAAGAGTCTGGGGTTCAAGGATTGGCGCAAAAGCTCTTTCCTCTCAAAAACAATGAGCTAGAAATGACCCTGGATTGGTCGGCGATGCTTCGTACAATAAATCAGGAACTCGAACGCCTCAATGGGGTTTATCAACGGATGTTGGATAATTCCAAGGTGGATGTGTTGCGGGACTATGCAGCGTTTGTAGACGAGCATACCTTGAGCGTAGGCGATCGGAAGGTGACTGCCGATAAAATTTTGATTGCAGTGGGGGGAAAACCCGTAAAACCAGACATTCCCGGTATAGAATACGCAATTACCTCAGACGATATTTTCCATCTTCCAAAGCAACCCAAGCGCATTATGATTTTGGGGGGAGGCTATATTGGTTGCGAATTTGCTTGCATTCTTCAGGGATTGGGGACGGAGGTAACGCAGGTGATTCGAGGCGACCTGATTTTAAAAGGGTTTGATGGGGATTTGCGGTCTACGATTCAAGAGGCGATGCAACAGCACGGAATTCGCTTGTTAACTGATAGTCTGTTAACCCAAATTGAGAAAACCGATGAGGGATTAATTGCAAGAATTAAAGGACAGGAAAATTCAGAAGAAACTGTCGTGACGGATGCGGTGAGTTTAGCGGCGACGGGACGCGAACCGAATTTAGAAAATTTGGGATTGGACAAAACAGGGGTTGAAGTTCGCAATGGCGCGATCGCGGTGGATGAAAATAATCGCACGGCAGTGGAAAATATCTATGCAGTGGGAGACTGTATCGGACGGATTGAATTGACCCCAGTGGCAATTAAAGAGGGTCGCTTTTTTGCCGATACCATCTTTGGCAATACTCCCAAAACCATGAGCTACGACAACGTTCCGACTGCGATTTTCACCACCCCTGAAGCTGCAACTGTCGGACTCACCGAAGCAGAAGCGAAGGAACAGTACGGCGATGCGGTGAAAATTTACCGCGCTAAATTCCGACCCACCTATTTTACTCTCGCGGGACGAGATGAAAAGACCTTAGTGAAGTTAGTGGTTGAAACCAATACAGACCGAGTGGTTGGCGCGCATATGGTGGGGGATAATGCAGCAGAAATTATTCAAGGACTCGCGATCGCGGTTAAAATGGGAGCGAAAAAATCTGACTTCGATGCAACCGTTGCCATTCATCCTTCCGTTGCAGAGGAATTCGTTACTTTGCGTTAAAAACGCGCGCGCTACGGTCAGCAGATCTCTCCGAGATCGCGAACCGTGTAAGATAAACATCATCCATTCATTAAGGAGATGGATTATGGCAAAAAAACCCATTGTCTACATCGCTCCTGTTGTTTTATTCGTTATCTTCGTTGCCTTCGGCGACCAATTTCTCCCCAAACCCTTAAGTACCGCAAGCGTACAAACTCGAACCAGCATTAATAAATTTTTGCTCGGATTGTTTCCCACCCGCAGACCTAGAGATCGCAACGAAGAACGACAGAAAAAGATCGACCAACTCGAACAGGAACACACGCAATAAGCTAGCAATTACCAATTGGAGAGACAGGGAGAGAGATTAGTCGTTTAATCCTGTTCCCTGTCCCCTGCGATGCTTTGCGTATCGGTGACTCTATTGCTTGAAAATTGAATTCAAACTACCCTTTCTTCAACCAACTAAACATCGCGCGCAAATCCTTACCCACTTCTTCAATAGGATGTTCTGCTTCCTGGCGACGCATTGCAGTGAATCCGGCTTTACCCGCCTGATTTTCTAGAACAAAGTCCCGCGCAAACTGTCCGCTTTGAATTTCTTGAAGAATTTTGCGCATTTCCGCACGAGTTTCATCGGTGACGATGCGGGGACCGCGCGTGTAATCGCCGTATTCCGCCGTATTGGAAATACTGTCGCGCATTTTTGCCAAACCGCCTTCTACGATCAAATCGACAATCAGTTTAACTTCGTGAAGGCACTCAAAGTACGCAAGTTCTGGTTGATAACCCGCCGCTACCAAAGTTTCAAAACCCGATTTGATTAACGCTGTCAAACCGCCACAGAGAACCGCTTGTTCCCCAAACAGGTCGGTTTCGGTTTCTTCGCGGAACGTGGTTTCGAGAACCCCCGCGCGAGTTCCACCAATTCCTTTAGCGTAAGCCATCGCGCGATCGCGCGCCTGACCCGAAGCATCCTGATACACTGCAAACAAAGCAGGTACGCCTTCTCCCTGTTCGTAAGTACGTCGCACCAAATGTCCCGGACCCTTCGGCGCAACCATCACCACATCAACATTCTCCGGAGGTACCACTTGACCGAAATGAATGTTGAAACCGTGCGCAAAAGCAAGAACATTTCCCTCGCTTAAATTTGGTTCGATTTCATCTTTATAAACCATCTTTTGTACCTCATCCGGTAGCAGAATCATAATGAAATCTGCCGCTTTCGCTGCGTCTGCAACCGAGTGAACTTTTAACCCTGCACCCTCCGCCTTTTGAACGGATTTACTGCCGGGATACAAACCCACAATTACATTAATGCCACTATCCTTAAGATTAAGTGCGTGTGCGTGACCCTGAGAACCATAACCAATAATTGCAACGGTTTTATTCGCTAATAGGTCTAAATTTGCGTCTTCATCATAATACATCCGAGCCATTGAGTGCTGTCCCTCCTGGAAGTTTTGCTTTGCGATACTGCAAACTCTTAATCTTATCGCACGGTTAGGGCTTTTTCACGATTCTGTCATCATCTGTCAAAGGAAATGGATGAGTATAATTGAGGTCAAATAGGGGAACCGTCACACACCCCAATTCAACCAATTTTTGGGAGAAAAGCCATGACTCAAACGACGTTCGCCGAACGTTCTATTCGCAACATTCCCCCAAAACCCCAAATCTCTCCCCTGGAAAATG
It encodes:
- the ilvC gene encoding ketol-acid reductoisomerase, whose protein sequence is MAKQNFQEGQHSMARMYYDEDANLDLLANKTVAIIGYGSQGHAHALNLKDSGINVIVGLYPGSKSVQKAEGAGLKVHSVADAAKAADFIMILLPDEVQKMVYKDEIEPNLSEGNVLAFAHGFNIHFGQVVPPENVDVVMVAPKGPGHLVRRTYEQGEGVPALFAVYQDASGQARDRAMAYAKGIGGTRAGVLETTFREETETDLFGEQAVLCGGLTALIKSGFETLVAAGYQPELAYFECLHEVKLIVDLIVEGGLAKMRDSISNTAEYGDYTRGPRIVTDETRAEMRKILQEIQSGQFARDFVLENQAGKAGFTAMRRQEAEHPIEEVGKDLRAMFSWLKKG
- the gorA gene encoding glutathione-disulfide reductase, with the protein product MSYDYDLFVIGGGSGGVATARRAAQYGAKVGLAEVDRLGGTCVNRGCIPKKLMVYASHFPDLTQDAKGYGWQMKQRPVEESGVQGLAQKLFPLKNNELEMTLDWSAMLRTINQELERLNGVYQRMLDNSKVDVLRDYAAFVDEHTLSVGDRKVTADKILIAVGGKPVKPDIPGIEYAITSDDIFHLPKQPKRIMILGGGYIGCEFACILQGLGTEVTQVIRGDLILKGFDGDLRSTIQEAMQQHGIRLLTDSLLTQIEKTDEGLIARIKGQENSEETVVTDAVSLAATGREPNLENLGLDKTGVEVRNGAIAVDENNRTAVENIYAVGDCIGRIELTPVAIKEGRFFADTIFGNTPKTMSYDNVPTAIFTTPEAATVGLTEAEAKEQYGDAVKIYRAKFRPTYFTLAGRDEKTLVKLVVETNTDRVVGAHMVGDNAAEIIQGLAIAVKMGAKKSDFDATVAIHPSVAEEFVTLR
- a CDS encoding ATP synthase subunit B family protein; protein product: MVDEDRLLDCLEAIRLNLPDAFNEAVDVVRQKESLLLQAEEYAQDIIEAAQQRAAEILDEMGIIRQAELEASHIRASVQQECEQIQQATLSEIEQMRQKSHQDIEQLRKMAMEECEDIQDGADEYADGVLSNIEQQLNDMLRVIRNGRQRLQNEPTKVTPPQGTANPPKKKA